The genomic stretch ATTAATGTACCATTTAAAAAAATATTATCATATCCTGTTTGTTCATCATTAAAACCAGTTCCTAATTCTAAAAGTGCAGTTACTCTTCCATACTTATTGACAATACCTGAACTAGCTTCTATAACTCCTGTAATAATCTTTAAAATAGTAGATTTACCAGCACCATTTACTCCTATTATACCTATTGTTTCTGCTTCAAATAGATCAAAAGATATATTATTATTTGAGATAAACTCTTTATGATATTTCTTTTTTAAAAAAATTTCTTTCAATCTATCAAAATTTGATTTATAAATTTTATAAATTTTTGTTACATTTTTAACTTCTAAAACTTTTTTCATCTAAATAATATCCTTAATAGTAGATATCATCTTTTTATATAAATATCCTGCAATAATTAATGCTGTGACTGTCATTATAGTAATAATTAATAATGAATCAAAACTAGGTACTTTTGATGATAAAAAAATATCTTGATATATCTTAACAAAATAGTAAAATGGATTATAAACTAGCAATGCTGGATATTTTTTTTCAATCATTTCACTTAGATAAATAATAGGTGTCATCCAAAACCATAATTGAATAACTATTGGTACAGCTTCTTTTAAATCCTTAAAAAATGGTGTAAAAAGTGATACAATTACCCCAATAGCAAAAGCAAATAAAACTTGTAAAAACATAACAGGAATCATCCATAAAAAAGTCATTGTTATTGGCTGATTAACTAAAAATAAGAAAATTAAACTTAATGAGATTGAAATAAAGAATAAAAATAACTCCGTAAGTAAAATACTTAATTGAAAAGTATACATAGGTACAGCAATCTTTTTTATTAAATTTGCTTTTTCAGAAAAAGAGTTGGTCAATCTCATAATAATAGTACTAAATGTAGTCCATGCTAATAAACCTGGAACTAAATAGATACTATAAGAATAAGAATTATCAATTATGCTCATTTTCATTTTCATAAAATCTGAAAAAATAACTGTATAAATAAAAATAGTAATAATTGGAGAAAGTACATACCAAAATTGACCAAGACTAGTTCCTACATATCTCTCTTTAAAATCTCTTTTTGCAAAAGAGAATGCTAATAAAATATTCTCTTTCAATTATATTCTTTCAAAATCATCTTCAATTCTTAAAATATCATCTTCGCCTGTATATTCACCAACTTGCGCTTCTATTAAAATAACTGGTATTTTACCTTCATTTTCTAATCTATGAATTTCACCCATTCTTATATATGTTGATTCATTTGGTCTAAGAAGTCTTTTTTCATCTCCAACTGTAACTGTTGCTGTTCCTGATACTACAATCCAGTGTTCGTTTCTATGAAAATGTTTTTGTAAAGATAATCTTTTATTTGGTTTAACTTCAATTCTTTTTATTTTA from Poseidonibacter antarcticus encodes the following:
- a CDS encoding ABC transporter permease; amino-acid sequence: MKENILLAFSFAKRDFKERYVGTSLGQFWYVLSPIITIFIYTVIFSDFMKMKMSIIDNSYSYSIYLVPGLLAWTTFSTIIMRLTNSFSEKANLIKKIAVPMYTFQLSILLTELFLFFISISLSLIFLFLVNQPITMTFLWMIPVMFLQVLFAFAIGVIVSLFTPFFKDLKEAVPIVIQLWFWMTPIIYLSEMIEKKYPALLVYNPFYYFVKIYQDIFLSSKVPSFDSLLIITIMTVTALIIAGYLYKKMISTIKDII